The genomic window TATTTGTTGTCACTTGAGACCACAGATGGGTTGCTGAATGAAATCGGCTTGGAGGCATTGGTATTTGGTACGCACACATCCCCAGCTGGTGTAACTCAAAAGATTGACTCTGTAGCCACTGCTGATATTGTGACTGTAAGTAAATGTGTCCCTATAAAAATGACTACAAAGTAGCATATAAGCTTTACTGTACAAAACAGACTGCCATTGCTACATACCTAAATTAAGACTGTTATATATTATACCTCTCAGGATGGGAATGACATAGCATTCCATCCCTACTGGCTGAATGTAATACTGATACAGTTTAAAAATGCACATACAGAACatgctgcaggggtgtaggttgtagccgtgttggtctaaggatataggcagacaaggttccttgggtgaatttgatatcttttattagaccaacccacatggttggagaatagttattaagcaagctttcgggttcaaaaacccttcgtcaggctaagtacgctgcagcagttgcttgcttaataactattctccaaccatttgggttggtctaataaaagataccaaattcacccaaggaaccttgtctgcccatacAGAACATGGTTCTACTGGATTTACAAATCTCTGCTAGATAGATATTTTAAATCATATCACCTTAGTTTACTGATAGTAGCTTGTCACTTGTCAGGGATCATTTAGTCAGGAATGagtttgctttgagcagggggctggactagatgaccttgtgaagtcctttccagaccaattttcctatgattctatgactgtacTGCAAAACTAGTGAGCATACTCTGTCTTGCTTTAATCACTTGGCTGTTTTGGCATACTTACTTACCTAATTATGGTAGCCTCTAAACTGCCCAAGTAAGGATTTGCAGAATTCAAATTATTGTACAAAAAATGAACAGGTTTTGCTGTTTCACTGAGAGGTTGAGATAACTAACCAGCAGTATTTGTatcttattttcatttctttaaatgAGCACAGTTCCTCTAGAAATTCAGGAAACCCTCGTCATTCGCAGGTTTGGCATTCACCGTTTCAAAGATTCGCGAATGCCGAACTCATATTTGAAATACACTTTAAGCACTTACCAGAGCTCCTTGAGGCTCTGCACTTGCTGCTGGTGGACTCCTGTCGCCAGAGCCGTGCCCCCAGACACCAGGGTCACcgtgttcatgaacgcagtgccttattcgcaGATTTTGCTATTCATGGGGGATACAAGAACGTATCCCCCGCAAATGGCAAGTGTCGCCTGTACACACACAGTGTGTTCCCAGAAGCAACTATTCACATATATTACAGTGATGTTGAGAGACTTCATCTTAGATCAGGGACGCTAGGGGGCAGCATTGTACCTCGCACTGAATAAACATGCAGCAAGAGATGTGAGCTTTTAGCTTAAATTGGGGGATGGCAACCTGCCCAGAGAGCCTTTGATCAGGCCCATAAAGCTGTAGCTTTGGCAGCAGTGGGACTCTTTCTGTGCGGCACCACAGTTGCCTGTGTGGGCCTCTCGCAAAGGGGGAGTTGTGTCCATACTGCACCGCAGTTGACTGGCATAAACTCTAGCAAGCTGaagagtggggagaagtggtagCAGTGGCCAAGACATTGTGCCAGTCTGCATCTAACCTGAGTTGGGTCattctggccccactgccagaagatgttgccagcccctggcttaAATGGACAGGCCAGGGTAAAATAAGGTTAAGAGATGTGAGGCATAGAGCAGTAGTCTCGCACGATGCTGGTGGCCTTTCTGAGAATATAACCCACTTAGCTTGATGCTCACACCTGTGTCAAATCCATCAACCTTCCTGATTCCTGTTTTTCTGACAAGAATAGCAAATATCTTTTATCAGTTGCATGTATATCTGTATTGGGAAGTTGGACAAATGGACTCTGACTTGCTTTAGAAGCATTCTGTTGATCCGCCACACTGGGACAGTTATGACCACCTAATATAAATTTTGTCCTGATGCCATGATGTAATCAGCAATAATTACACTTGGAGCTAGGACTCTGAAATAAGTCAAGTATGTCTATTCAGTATACTATAACTGAAGTGTGGGGAACTGTTGTTCATATTTTCCATCTTTCTGATTTTCAGGCTGCAAAGAAGTTTGTTAATGGGAAGAAATCAATGGCAGCTACTGGAGATTTGGGAAGTACCCCTTTTGTTGATGAGTTGTAGAATGAAACAGAATTGGAAGGCAGATTCCAAATGGACCTCTACTATCAGTCGGTTATATTCTATATCAACTACCAAACCTGTTATATATGAATTCGGATGTCTCAAAACATTAATCTGATTACTTGTGGGCTTGCACATATTGAATTAAATGCTGAATTCATACACTTTTgtatactgttttttttttttctcctaaagaATAGGGCATGTTCTGCACATTCAGTATAATCAACCAAGTATATTAATATAATGAGAAGTAATAGTAAGAAATATTAATTGGTGTTTAGCTGATGTAACATGCAAAAAAACTTTGAGATAATAGTAAGCTATATTCTTGATTTAAATTAATAATTGTCTCAAGGATAAAATTTTAGCCCAGCATTCTTATCAGCAATAGTCTTTGAACATTAGTGAACATTAAACTTCACATCTGTAGAGCATCTACTTAAGTTCATTCTCAGACTTACCTTGAAAAACTGAAGGCAGTATTTTGTAAGTACTTTAAGGACTTGAACGTGGTACCTTTTTCTTTCTGGACTTTATAGCATGTTTTAATGTGCTCTTCATAGATCTTAGTGGGAGATGGAGAAATTTGCCAAGACCAAAAAAAGGTAGCTTTTGGATATCAGCAGCATCTTAAAATCAAGATTCTTAGGTAGTCTAGGCGTGCACCACTAGAAACTTTCAGTAATAGCTAACTTCAAAATACTGAACCTTCCGATGTTAATTTACTTTGTCAGGAATCCAGTTTCTGATTAGGTAAAATTTGTGCCTGTTAGCTAGTCCAAAACAATGGCAAACTCCTCAAGCCAAAATGCATCTGatagagaggaagaggaggatgatAAGTTGTCATCATTCTTTGGCATAGTCCAGTATGAAGAAGATTTAATGCCAGTAGTAGCAAAACCAGAATCACACAATGCATCAACTTCATTATGAAGTATAATGTCACATCCAATATCTGTTCCTACTGTAAATGTGTGGTGGTTTCTTTTAAATTCATGCCAAACTCTGGATATTGATGGTAGTTGTTCTATAAGCTCATAACCATATGATTGTGAAGATTTGTATCTAAAACTTTCCAGGTTTATATCAACCTCATCATCGCTACTGCTCCAGACTTCTTTCTCCTCGCTGCTTTTACTTGATGTGCTAAAATGTACAACATAGTGAATGTTATTCTACCATAACTCATTCCATAAGAAAACTAAAAAGTTGGGAAGTTGCTGTTGTATTCAGGTTAAATGAACACATTGGATTAAAATAACTTAAAGTACAGTTCTTTTATATAAAAGACTAAGACTGTATATTAGTCTTTATATAAAAAGTCCTTAGCCCAAATAAATGAATATGCAAAGAACTGCCCAATCAGTGATTTCAATCTAGCAGGACTTGATATggactttatagtgctataataCTTGGATTATAAACAACACAAAGAAACACTTAATAAACTAAAGCAATGTTATTCTATTAATTTAGAACACAAAATAATTTGACTTCTAGAAATACCAGTAGTTTCCAGCACAGATGTATAGTATACTTAGTCTTTTGGAAGAGAGAGCCCAGGGGTTTTCCAGTCTGCTTTGGGTGCTCTTATTTTCAATCACTTTCTCCTCTGTAGGATCCATATTCCTCCTCTCCAtctctgaatttccctctctccTGCAATGGTTCTTGTGTTTTATAAGATGCTGTGATCATTAAGCATTGTAAATTACCAGCTTTTTTACCACCTTGAATTGTTAGCAATTCAACACATGCTCATGATACAGGAACTTGTTACATATAGTCATCTAGATCCTCAGCTGAAcatagctccattgaagtcagttaTTCCAGTTGAGGATCTCACCTCATGACCTTTTAGGGACAGAGAAAGACAAGTTGGAAATGGAGGGTTTCTCTTGATCCTTTTGAACTTTCCAGAGAACACATACAGGAATGATACctttgatttgtttttctttctctttcttcccctggGCAAGTACTACcttgcacactctctctctcttcataaTATTTAGGTGTATTATAAAATGCCATTCAAGCATAGTAGCTGTGTTTCTTACTCTGTATTTGAAGGAAGCTTTACTTCTGGAATTAATTCAACTGCACTTTGCCAGTGTTCAGGTACTTCAACAAAATCTCTGTAAACCTTGATTTGTAGACTCGTTCCTACAGGAATATTGTACAAAAGTTGCCTAAGCTCTCGCAGTGTCCATCCTAATACGTTAGCATGTCCAATTTTAATCAGAATGTCACCTGCCAGGGGAAGCAAATAATAGTATTAATATAAAAATCCAGGATTATTGATCTTCAAACTGAAGTGTGCGTTTGTTACAAACAATTGCAGTTTTGGCAAGAGTGGGAAGGCTTAAATGTTTGTTTGGAGAAGTGCTGTGTATTGGCTCTGTTTTACATGCTGGTTCCCCTACCTCTCCTAAACATTGCTTTACTAACTACATAGAAAGAAATAATAAATGTTACAGCTCCTTTTAATACTGAACGAAAGGGAGCTGATATGcatcttttatttaaaacaaaacaaaaagaaacaacaaacccTTTTCCTCCAAACgcttttttgcaataaaatttgTTACCGATTCAGAATTATCCTTTCTTGTTTTACATTTTTGGCTTTGTCTACAGAAAGATGTTACATTGGTAACCTCAGTTTGTTTGTATACGGTTTGTGTCTAACTTTAAGCTGCAGTAGGTAGTGCagtttttttatttccatttttgaagtttgttcATTCTGAGGTCTATATGATTATCTGCCTACTATTCAGCTGTTAGCAGTTTTCCTTGTGCTACCTATGCTCTACTGTCTCACGCCTACTGCAACCCATCTTCTGAGTTGTGTGCTCCCTCGCTACGGGCAGAAGTTACATACAAactgtaggggtgcaccaataaagacaTTTTTGGCTGGTACCtatagccgattattaaccagccatattggccaatgctgatctgataaccaatttacaggaatgcagctgggcagcatggagagcagcacccttcaggtaagtctgtggaggagaagaggcgtggggggggcagattgaggcccccacagtgaaggagggagtggggcaggagctggggctggggatggtgcCCAGCTAGGACAGCGAGTGGGACTgcgggcagggagtgggacagagcagcgggcagctcgtccagggaattggtgtcctggcacttaaaaatggcagcagctgcacttGGACtaaaagctcattaaatgagcttttagttcaagtgccattgccaccatttttaagagtGGGGATGTGCTTAACGAGCGGAGCCGAGCAGGAGGGCAGATGTAGGCTCGCTGAGGGCTCAGAGCTCTCCACTCTACTGCCTTTACCCTGCGGGCTCTGCATTGGCTGCACATCCcgtctgcctggcagcagtaggAACAGCAAGTTGTgcctccggctgctggccagacaAGGAATCCACAGCCGATGCGGAGCCtctggggcaaaggcagtggagcagagagccctgagcccacagtgagcagcttgtatctgccctgtgcacaaatgttggggggcacatgcaccacCATACCTCTCTTGTGGGGagggcacacagtggcagggagcctgcCCCCTCAAGCCTGCTCTCCACACAAGCCACCtgcggctccatcctgctcctggccccaggtcccaatcactgccctggctgagcagtacccccaacccctgccccactccctccctcactgtggcagCTTTGATctgcccacaccccttcccctccataaaCTGACCTGCAAGgcactgctttccatgctgcttggctgcattcctggccccatgcacgtgtgtggctgtgcatgtgcacagcatCTGGGGGCCTCAGCCAGAAGgtatattatatttattggtgGAATTGGCTATACCAGCCAGAAAAGGCCaatagctgataatgtcaattttccttttatatatTGGTGGACCTCTAATAAActgtgattggaaactgattacaatctgtaacacaacagaagttcagtgcacataaatggcatccaaaatggttgaaactggtttaagatcaacctgtaTGGATGTAGGTAGtatagacttaactgatttaggttaaatcagattgttgaacttctgttccagatcccctgcccctgccccccaggatgcttttcacctcccctgTCTGCTCCAGGCAACTGTGGAGGGGACGGGGTTTCTAGCAGCCCCCAGTCTAGTCTGAGCCACttcaggtatgtggctgcatttctagaatccaaagtaaatgtctgttcacttgcttattggttcaatgtgTACAttgtagactaacctgcaaagattaaattgattcagcctctggctttttgactgtctgtacttagcccttgagATCATCTTAACTAGACTTCCTAGATATGATAGGACTGAGCTAGGTGTGCCTTTTTTTCAATAGCCGCCAGTGGTGAGTTTGAACAGCTAGTATTCAGCTGCTTGAACAGCTACACATTACAGGAGCCATGTCTTACATTTGAGTAGGCATGGCTTTGGGGGACTGGTCACAACTCTCTACTTGAAAGATTGCCCTAATGTAGACCCTGACAAGATGCTCAGCACCATGAACAGATTTTGGATTTTTGAATGGGCTGTAGAAGAGAGATTACTGGGACAGGGGCTATAACTAGCAACTGAGCCCAGAGCTCTTGTTGGTGGAGAGCTCATTGTGTGCAACATGTGTTCAGAAAGGGGTGTGAGACCACTCTTGGACCTGCCCCTGCATAGCACTACCAAGGTCATTAGCGCAGAGAGCTCCAGCAGGAGGTCCTGAAGATAATAAACAAGAACAGGATTTCTGGTAATGTGCCTACCTGTCTGTGTTGTAAAGAGCGGGTCTGTGTTTTTGCAAGTGATGCTAGTGCTACATCTATAAATGTGGTGATGGACTGTTTTCCAAAAGGTATTTGAAACAATAGTCCTATCATAGGGACTAATTAGAAAAACTTGTCTTACCCGATAAGAATGGGATGGCTCGGCAATTTTTTTGGAAATTACATAAGAACCCAATGCAGACAGACAAACTGCTGTGGACAAGAGCTCTATCAGCAACCTGCTCAAAATACTCCAGAGAGGAAGTGTGCCAGGAAATATCTGTGCTGAATTACAGTTCAGTTGCATAAGGAGATTTAGACAGCACATTCTAGGCTATAACCTGCTTGTTTGCTGTCAGGTTTGGTAGAGTTTCTTTCCACatgttttgcttttcttccccTGTCCTCCCTTTGTGTTAATGGTATCTGTCCTGGAGACTTAGTTAAATTTTTGTTTCTATGCAGTATCATGTCCGCCTATGGCCATGAATTTCCAACCACTTTCTccgagctgctgctgcttgcttgctTACTTTCACTTCCTCCCCTTAAATCCCTTCTCTTTGTGACATAAACTGTTACAGCTAAAAAGTAAATAACTATT from Alligator mississippiensis isolate rAllMis1 chromosome 13, rAllMis1, whole genome shotgun sequence includes these protein-coding regions:
- the PDZD9 gene encoding PDZ domain-containing protein 9, whose product is LLPLAGDILIKIGHANVLGWTLRELRQLLYNIPVGTSLQIKVYRDFVEVPEHWQSAVELIPEVKLPSNTEIKRNPPFPTCLSLSLKGHENNIHYVVHFSTSSKSSEEKEVWSSSDDEVDINLESFRYKSSQSYGYELIEQLPSISRVWHEFKRNHHTFTVGTDIGCDIILHNEVDALCDSGFATTGIKSSSYWTMPKNDDNLSSSSSSLSDAFWLEEFAIVLD